One window from the genome of Bacillus weihaiensis encodes:
- a CDS encoding FAD-dependent oxidoreductase, whose amino-acid sequence MKIAVIGSTHAGTAAITNMAKQYPDATINVYEKNDNVSFLSCGIALHVGGIVKDPNGLFYSSPDELMKLGVNMFMQHEVTNIDVESKTLVAKNLINNEIVEDTFDKLVLTTGSWPVIPPIEGILMKNVLLCKNFHHANTIIDKAKTAERIVVVGAGYIGIELVEAFEMSGKDVTLIDGEERILSKYLDESFTDVLEEDFKNRGVKLALGESVTRFKGVENKVTAVETSKGLYEADLVILCIGFKPNTDLVKGQIDMLENGAIKVDDYMRTSNKDVFAAGDSCAIRYNPTGEHAYIPLATNAVRMGTLVAKNLLKPTIRYMGTQGTSGIKIYDQNIATTGLTETTALRMGMNVKSITIYEHDRPEFMPTYEDIQLKVVYEEDTKRIVGAQVMSKVDVTQSINTLSVCIQNNMTTEELGFVDFFFQPHYNKPWNFLNQAGLQAMS is encoded by the coding sequence ATGAAAATTGCTGTGATTGGAAGTACTCATGCTGGAACTGCTGCTATTACAAATATGGCAAAGCAATATCCAGATGCAACGATAAATGTTTATGAGAAGAATGATAACGTGTCTTTTTTATCTTGTGGAATTGCCTTGCACGTAGGTGGAATTGTAAAAGATCCAAATGGCTTATTCTATAGTTCTCCTGACGAATTAATGAAGCTTGGAGTAAATATGTTCATGCAGCATGAGGTAACAAATATTGATGTTGAAAGCAAAACATTGGTAGCGAAAAATCTGATTAATAATGAAATTGTAGAAGATACGTTTGATAAATTGGTGTTAACAACGGGATCTTGGCCTGTCATCCCTCCAATTGAAGGAATTTTAATGAAAAATGTATTATTATGTAAAAACTTTCATCATGCAAATACAATTATAGATAAAGCAAAAACGGCTGAAAGAATTGTCGTAGTTGGTGCGGGGTATATTGGGATTGAATTAGTTGAAGCCTTCGAAATGAGTGGGAAGGACGTAACGTTAATAGATGGTGAAGAGCGAATCTTAAGTAAGTATTTAGATGAATCTTTTACGGATGTTTTAGAGGAAGATTTTAAAAATCGAGGAGTTAAGCTAGCATTAGGTGAATCTGTTACAAGGTTTAAAGGTGTAGAAAACAAAGTAACTGCTGTAGAAACATCAAAAGGATTATATGAAGCAGACCTTGTTATCTTATGTATTGGATTCAAGCCGAATACCGATCTTGTTAAAGGTCAGATTGACATGCTCGAAAATGGAGCAATTAAGGTCGATGACTATATGAGAACAAGTAACAAAGATGTTTTTGCGGCTGGTGATAGCTGTGCGATTCGTTATAATCCTACAGGTGAGCATGCTTATATTCCACTAGCAACAAATGCCGTAAGAATGGGGACACTTGTAGCAAAAAACCTATTAAAGCCAACAATACGTTATATGGGAACTCAAGGTACTTCAGGTATTAAAATCTATGACCAAAACATCGCTACGACAGGATTAACTGAAACGACGGCATTACGTATGGGTATGAATGTGAAAAGTATCACAATATATGAGCATGATCGACCAGAGTTCATGCCAACTTATGAGGATATTCAACTTAAGGTTGTTTACGAGGAAGACACAAAACGGATTGTGGGAGCACAGGTAATGTCTAAGGTCGATGTTACACAATCAATTAATACGCTCTCAGTTTGTATCCAAAATAATATGACAACAGAAGAACTTGGGTTTGTTGATTTCTTCTTCCAACCACATTATAACAAGCCGTGGAACTTTTTAAACCAAGCTGGATTACAAGCGATGTCTTAA
- the fumC gene encoding class II fumarate hydratase: MDYRIEKDTMGEIQVPADKYWGAQTQRSKQNFKIGHEKMPVEVINGFAILKRSAALVNEALGKLHKNKAEAIVKACDDIIGGKLADHFPLVVWQTGSGTQSNMNVNEVVARRANEWLKEQNLEVTIHPNDDVNMSQSSNDTFPTAMHIAGVIALHSKLFPAIDKLADTLDQKVEQFKDIVKIGRTHLQDATPLTLGQEISGWSHMLHQTKKMLTESATYMHHLAIGGTAVGTGINAHPEFGDRVAKEISRFTKIEFISSQNKFHALTSHDETVYVHGALKALAANTMKIANDVRWLASGPRCGIGEITIPENEPGSSIMPGKVNPTQSEALTMVAAQVMGNDATIGFAASQGNFELNVFKPVIIYNFLQSVQLLSDAMVSFNDHCAVGIEANLPVIEGYVKDSLMLVTALNPHIGYENAAKIAKLAHKEGLTLKQAAVLLKLLTEEQFDEYVKPETMTYPK; the protein is encoded by the coding sequence TTGGATTATCGAATTGAAAAAGATACAATGGGAGAAATTCAAGTACCAGCTGATAAGTATTGGGGAGCACAAACTCAACGAAGTAAGCAGAACTTTAAAATTGGTCATGAAAAAATGCCAGTAGAAGTAATCAATGGATTTGCCATTTTAAAGAGAAGTGCAGCATTAGTTAATGAGGCACTTGGCAAATTACATAAGAATAAAGCCGAGGCAATTGTGAAAGCTTGTGATGACATCATTGGAGGAAAGTTAGCGGATCATTTTCCTTTAGTTGTTTGGCAAACAGGAAGTGGAACGCAAAGTAACATGAATGTAAATGAAGTTGTAGCAAGACGTGCCAATGAATGGCTTAAAGAGCAGAATCTTGAAGTAACGATTCACCCTAATGACGATGTAAATATGAGTCAAAGCTCAAATGATACATTTCCTACAGCTATGCATATTGCAGGAGTCATAGCACTGCATTCGAAGCTGTTTCCAGCAATTGATAAACTTGCTGATACACTCGATCAAAAAGTAGAACAATTTAAAGATATAGTAAAAATTGGTCGTACACATCTACAGGATGCAACGCCGTTAACATTAGGGCAAGAAATTAGCGGCTGGTCTCACATGCTTCATCAAACGAAGAAGATGCTTACTGAATCGGCTACCTATATGCATCATCTGGCGATAGGTGGGACTGCAGTGGGAACAGGTATTAATGCTCACCCGGAGTTTGGAGATAGAGTGGCGAAAGAAATTAGTCGCTTTACAAAAATAGAATTTATCTCGTCACAAAATAAATTTCATGCTTTAACGAGTCATGATGAAACGGTCTATGTCCATGGAGCTTTAAAAGCATTAGCGGCAAATACGATGAAGATTGCGAATGATGTCCGTTGGTTAGCAAGTGGTCCTCGCTGTGGGATTGGGGAAATCACCATTCCAGAAAATGAACCAGGTAGCTCAATCATGCCTGGTAAGGTGAACCCTACTCAAAGTGAAGCCTTAACGATGGTAGCAGCACAAGTAATGGGAAATGATGCAACAATTGGGTTTGCTGCTAGCCAAGGGAATTTCGAACTGAATGTATTTAAACCTGTGATTATTTATAATTTCCTTCAATCTGTCCAGCTGTTGTCTGACGCAATGGTTTCCTTTAATGATCATTGTGCTGTAGGAATTGAAGCAAATCTTCCTGTCATTGAAGGGTATGTAAAGGACTCGCTTATGCTCGTAACCGCATTAAACCCTCATATTGGGTATGAAAATGCTGCGAAAATTGCAAAGTTAGCACATAAGGAGGGTCTCACGCTTAAGCAAGCGGCTGTTTTGCTTAAATTACTTACTGAAGAGCAATTTGATGAATATGTGAAACCAGAAACAATGACATATCCTAAATAA
- a CDS encoding sensor histidine kinase: protein MKNKPLAFQIWLVFSGILLVISLLLLFLFPTTLRSFFTNEIYKTIENEQLVLTEYGNPSALKNENQKDRSVDHLVVPIQSRYYLYSEELPKDFITQTQLLAANQENSVERYEKNLQNQTLFYVIRKIIVNGEPSFLLSYSWDSYRNDLVFTLFRQLMIVMLIVFLFSWIPSIWLARYLSKPLVQLEKHVTNISEQAWHEPVEVDRKDEIGKLGQTIETMRKQLVRKDEAQQTLLQNISHDLKTPVMVIRGYAQSVQDGIFPKGDLPHTMEVIQEESEKLEKKIKDLLYLTKLDFLSTRKPIKSPFQLDQLLMDEVERIKWARPQLEWELTIQEATIIGDSEQWEKLIENLVENALRYSKQYITLSLTDYNHYWVLRIWNDGPTIDESVLDKLFEPFQKGNNGEFGLGLNIVKRIADLHEAKVRAINENNGAAFYIDIPK from the coding sequence ATGAAAAATAAACCATTAGCCTTTCAAATTTGGCTCGTGTTCTCTGGAATTTTACTCGTCATCTCTTTATTACTTCTTTTCCTATTTCCTACTACGTTACGTAGTTTTTTCACAAATGAAATTTATAAAACAATTGAAAATGAACAACTTGTTCTAACTGAATATGGTAACCCAAGTGCCTTAAAAAATGAAAACCAAAAGGACCGATCTGTTGATCATTTAGTTGTTCCTATCCAAAGTCGCTATTACCTTTATTCCGAGGAACTTCCTAAGGATTTTATTACACAAACTCAATTATTAGCCGCAAATCAAGAAAACTCTGTTGAACGGTATGAAAAGAATTTACAAAATCAAACGCTCTTTTATGTTATCCGAAAAATTATTGTAAATGGTGAGCCAAGCTTTTTATTATCGTACTCATGGGATTCTTATCGAAACGATCTTGTTTTCACATTATTTCGACAGCTAATGATCGTGATGCTTATTGTCTTTTTATTCAGTTGGATTCCTTCTATCTGGCTCGCTCGTTATTTGTCCAAGCCCCTCGTTCAATTAGAAAAACATGTTACAAATATTTCTGAACAAGCTTGGCATGAGCCTGTTGAAGTTGATCGCAAAGACGAGATAGGCAAGCTTGGGCAAACCATTGAAACGATGCGCAAGCAGCTCGTTCGTAAAGATGAAGCACAGCAAACCTTGCTACAAAATATTTCACATGACTTAAAAACCCCTGTCATGGTCATTAGAGGATATGCTCAGTCTGTTCAAGATGGTATTTTCCCAAAAGGAGATTTACCTCATACAATGGAAGTTATTCAGGAGGAATCGGAGAAGCTGGAGAAAAAAATCAAAGATTTACTCTACTTAACAAAGCTGGATTTTCTTTCAACACGAAAACCTATAAAATCACCCTTTCAATTAGATCAACTTCTTATGGATGAAGTAGAGAGAATTAAATGGGCCCGCCCTCAGCTGGAGTGGGAGCTTACTATTCAGGAAGCAACAATTATAGGAGATTCTGAGCAATGGGAAAAACTGATCGAAAATTTAGTAGAAAATGCTCTCCGCTATAGTAAACAATATATTACTCTCTCACTAACTGACTACAATCATTACTGGGTTTTGCGCATCTGGAATGACGGTCCAACAATCGATGAGAGTGTTTTAGATAAATTGTTCGAACCATTCCAAAAAGGAAATAATGGAGAATTTGGGTTAGGCTTGAATATTGTGAAACGAATAGCAGATTTGCATGAAGCAAAAGTACGTGCCATCAATGAAAACAACGGTGCTGCTTTTTATATTGACATTCCGAAGTAG
- a CDS encoding response regulator transcription factor, whose product MSFRVYLVEDEKNLNELLTMYLKNEGWTVTSSMTGAEARNLMNEPPHIWILDIMLPDVDGYQLIREIKAKTPEVPVIFISARDADIDRVLGLELGSDDYISKPFLPRELIIRAQKLLSRTYGEHEKQAITILPPYTIDEQVRLVYLEGEEVNLTSKEFDLLQLFLHNQGQAFSREQILANLWGDDYFGTDRVVDDLVRRLRKKMPELKLETIYGFGYRMLKG is encoded by the coding sequence TTGAGTTTTCGCGTTTATTTAGTAGAGGATGAGAAGAATTTAAATGAATTATTAACCATGTACTTAAAAAACGAGGGCTGGACGGTTACCTCTAGTATGACTGGTGCAGAAGCAAGGAACCTAATGAACGAGCCCCCTCATATATGGATTTTAGACATTATGCTGCCTGATGTTGACGGCTATCAGCTCATCCGAGAAATCAAAGCTAAAACTCCTGAGGTTCCAGTTATCTTTATTTCTGCACGTGATGCCGATATTGATCGCGTACTAGGATTAGAGCTTGGGAGCGATGATTATATTTCGAAGCCTTTTCTACCAAGAGAATTAATCATACGTGCACAAAAGCTTTTATCTCGAACTTACGGAGAACATGAGAAGCAAGCAATAACAATCCTTCCCCCTTATACCATTGATGAACAGGTACGGCTCGTCTATTTAGAGGGAGAAGAAGTAAATCTTACGTCTAAAGAATTCGATCTCTTACAGCTGTTTCTGCATAATCAGGGTCAGGCATTTTCAAGAGAACAAATTTTAGCAAATCTATGGGGAGATGATTATTTTGGTACAGATCGAGTAGTCGATGATCTTGTTCGAAGGCTCCGAAAAAAAATGCCAGAACTAAAGCTTGAGACCATCTACGGATTTGGCTATAGGATGTTAAAGGGATGA
- a CDS encoding S1C family serine protease: MGYYDETDSTREKTKERKSLRPIFSSIISGVVGGALVLGVTTYTNQTPDQVSVTNHDKAVETVTQSQSSSSDNTPTQPVSLSTNSIADIVDALSPGIVGITNLQAATSNPFSRSQSDSQSVEAGTGSGFIFKKEGDIEYILTNNHVIEGAQNIEVTLHDGKKVSGELVGADALTDIAVLKIEAQENTVVANLGDSSSLRTGEDVIAIGNPLGEEFSRTVTQGIVSGIDRTIDVTTSEGDWALNVIQTDAAINPGNSGGPLINMNGEVIGINSLKISQSGVEGLGFAIPSNDVLPIAEELMQNGKIQRPFIGVGLVEMNEVPAYFLQENMKLPEEVTEGVIVGNVSPGSPADEAGLVQQDVIVALGGQKVTSSNDLRRILYSETKIGDEVEVTLYRGGEKMTVNITLTNRDATNA, from the coding sequence ATGGGTTATTACGATGAAACAGATAGTACAAGAGAAAAAACAAAAGAGCGTAAATCATTGAGACCAATTTTCTCATCTATAATTAGTGGAGTAGTTGGTGGGGCACTAGTCCTTGGCGTAACAACCTATACAAACCAAACCCCTGATCAGGTGAGTGTGACAAATCATGATAAGGCAGTAGAAACGGTGACGCAAAGCCAAAGTTCAAGCTCTGACAATACACCAACACAACCTGTTTCTCTTAGTACTAATTCTATCGCTGATATTGTCGATGCGCTATCACCAGGGATTGTAGGTATCACGAATTTACAAGCTGCTACTAGCAATCCATTTAGCAGGAGCCAAAGTGACAGTCAGAGTGTAGAAGCAGGAACTGGGTCTGGTTTTATCTTTAAAAAAGAAGGGGATATTGAGTACATCTTAACGAATAATCATGTAATTGAAGGAGCACAAAATATTGAAGTGACCTTGCATGATGGGAAAAAGGTTTCCGGTGAACTAGTTGGAGCTGATGCCCTAACAGATATAGCCGTCTTAAAAATAGAAGCGCAGGAGAACACCGTCGTTGCTAATCTTGGAGATTCCTCTTCATTACGTACAGGGGAAGATGTCATTGCAATCGGTAACCCGTTAGGTGAAGAATTCTCACGTACTGTCACTCAGGGAATTGTTAGTGGAATAGACCGCACCATTGATGTAACAACATCAGAAGGAGATTGGGCTCTAAATGTCATTCAAACAGACGCAGCGATTAATCCAGGGAATAGTGGTGGTCCGTTAATTAATATGAACGGAGAAGTGATTGGCATCAATAGTCTGAAAATAAGTCAAAGTGGTGTGGAAGGGTTAGGCTTTGCCATTCCGAGTAACGATGTTCTTCCAATAGCAGAGGAATTAATGCAAAATGGAAAAATTCAACGTCCGTTCATCGGTGTTGGGTTAGTAGAGATGAATGAAGTACCAGCCTATTTCTTACAAGAAAATATGAAGCTTCCAGAAGAAGTAACAGAAGGTGTCATTGTTGGAAATGTGTCTCCTGGCTCACCAGCCGATGAAGCTGGATTAGTCCAACAGGATGTAATAGTAGCATTAGGTGGTCAAAAGGTGACTAGCTCCAATGATTTAAGAAGAATTCTCTACTCAGAGACAAAGATTGGTGATGAGGTGGAAGTCACACTTTATCGTGGTGGAGAAAAAATGACGGTGAATATCACCTTAACAAATCGTGACGCGACAAATGCATAA
- a CDS encoding alpha/beta fold hydrolase, protein MEKWKPINVQTPRGTFEVFTQGKGDPLCVTHLYSEFNESGDYFAQTFVHTHKVYLINLRETGNSVKATEPYELSFLETIYDLEAIRVALGFDRWGFAGHSTGGMLGVIYGIYFSTSLKFSMIVSSAAREYMTFSPDCIYNEKHGNFRKMQGLIEELGRSDLTIDRRKKLSKERIKLSLYEPEKYDELFSLNIEKKISPIRLQYFSREVQLFDVTKKLIFISNPTLIICGEFDVQCPITYSREMNELIPNSKLIVFHKSNHYPFLEEADLFQEEIKNFLKGNLQS, encoded by the coding sequence ATGGAAAAATGGAAACCTATAAATGTTCAAACTCCTCGTGGTACATTTGAGGTTTTTACGCAAGGTAAAGGAGACCCCCTTTGTGTTACTCATTTGTACTCAGAATTTAATGAATCAGGTGATTATTTTGCACAAACATTTGTACATACCCATAAAGTTTACTTAATTAATCTTAGAGAGACTGGAAATTCAGTAAAAGCTACCGAACCATATGAGCTAAGTTTTTTAGAAACAATCTATGATCTGGAAGCCATACGTGTAGCATTAGGGTTTGATAGATGGGGATTTGCAGGTCATTCCACAGGCGGGATGTTAGGAGTCATTTATGGGATTTACTTTTCAACTAGCTTAAAATTCTCTATGATTGTTAGTTCAGCTGCAAGAGAGTATATGACCTTCTCTCCTGACTGCATCTATAATGAAAAACATGGGAATTTTAGAAAAATGCAGGGGTTAATAGAAGAATTAGGACGTTCAGATTTAACAATTGATAGGAGGAAGAAGCTTAGTAAAGAAAGGATAAAACTATCTTTATATGAGCCTGAAAAGTATGATGAACTTTTTTCATTGAACATAGAGAAAAAAATTTCTCCTATTAGATTGCAATATTTTAGCCGAGAGGTACAACTATTTGATGTGACGAAAAAGCTTATCTTCATCTCAAATCCAACGTTAATCATATGTGGAGAATTTGATGTACAGTGCCCCATAACGTATTCAAGAGAGATGAATGAGTTAATACCGAATTCTAAACTCATTGTATTTCATAAGAGTAACCACTATCCTTTTTTGGAAGAGGCGGATCTATTTCAGGAGGAAATAAAAAACTTTTTAAAAGGTAATCTTCAATCTTAG
- a CDS encoding ABC transporter ATP-binding protein encodes MNAIECKSIMRSVPSEQGVETILDIDTFTVKRAEQVCMMGPSGSGKTTFLHLLSGLTTPSKGTIQILGKDISAMSEGDKDQFRGERIGIVFQDFDLFPYMSARDNVLVQLLATTSLKKRDAVHKAEALLEKVGLEHRVHHKVSVLSRGQQQRVAIARALIHDPKLLLIDEPTSNLDVKTGLEIMKIIQAICTENQYTLVVVTHDPTIANLFNRTVKMEDLNNIYQNTLQEVLGI; translated from the coding sequence ATGAATGCTATTGAATGCAAGTCGATCATGAGAAGCGTTCCATCTGAACAAGGAGTAGAAACGATATTAGATATAGATACATTTACTGTAAAAAGAGCAGAGCAAGTATGTATGATGGGACCAAGTGGTTCTGGCAAGACTACATTCCTTCATCTATTATCAGGCTTAACAACTCCTTCAAAGGGAACGATTCAGATATTAGGTAAAGATATTTCGGCAATGAGTGAAGGAGATAAGGACCAATTTCGCGGCGAACGTATCGGGATTGTTTTTCAGGACTTTGACCTTTTTCCGTATATGAGTGCACGAGACAATGTACTAGTTCAGCTTTTAGCTACAACGTCTTTAAAAAAAAGAGATGCCGTACATAAGGCAGAGGCTTTATTAGAGAAAGTGGGACTTGAGCATAGAGTTCATCATAAAGTAAGTGTATTGTCTAGAGGACAACAACAACGAGTAGCCATTGCAAGGGCACTGATTCATGATCCAAAGCTGTTATTAATTGATGAACCTACAAGTAACCTTGATGTGAAGACAGGGTTAGAAATTATGAAGATAATTCAAGCAATTTGCACGGAAAATCAATATACGCTTGTTGTTGTAACTCATGATCCTACCATTGCGAATCTATTTAATCGAACAGTTAAAATGGAGGACTTAAATAACATTTATCAAAACACACTTCAAGAGGTTTTAGGGATATGA
- a CDS encoding ABC transporter permease codes for MTIFSFTLKSLKGRKTSSLFLIISIAIAVALTCSVLLISSGVEDGIKKQAESYDLIVGAEGSPLQLTLNSLMYVDTPTGNVPYELYESLVKDDNVLKAIPLALGDSYKGRSIVGTNLDFFEPFREGLPDRFTLKEGEWFAKSGEVVLGSQLAKDADLRIGDEFHGNHGGGTHAIEHEDYSYEVVGILNSTGTADDQAIFTPIESVWEVHDHEEDDSSSEEHEDEKEITALLIKPEQLGLAPLIKNEIEAFADVQAVYPVTVLRQLLDTFTSGTAIAMILVGIALFMAMLFIVFAILSSVNQRKKETEILKALGVPRSKVLLNLLLEQIILSFIGTSIGGVLTVITYFIVKEYSFTTMGLMLTNEAINFSLILNLVLLFFLCLLVSVGSTLVTNRQLNKKL; via the coding sequence ATGACTATTTTCTCTTTTACATTAAAAAGTTTAAAAGGTCGAAAAACGAGCAGTCTCTTTTTGATTATTTCCATTGCTATTGCTGTCGCGTTAACCTGTTCTGTTTTGTTAATTTCAAGTGGTGTAGAGGATGGAATTAAAAAGCAAGCGGAATCTTATGATTTAATTGTTGGGGCAGAAGGCAGCCCATTACAGTTAACTCTCAATAGCTTAATGTACGTTGATACCCCAACCGGGAATGTGCCCTATGAACTCTATGAATCTCTAGTAAAGGATGACAATGTGTTAAAAGCGATTCCTTTAGCTTTGGGTGACTCATATAAGGGACGTTCTATTGTAGGGACGAATCTGGATTTTTTTGAGCCTTTTCGGGAGGGATTACCAGATCGATTTACACTAAAAGAAGGAGAATGGTTTGCAAAATCCGGTGAAGTTGTTCTTGGAAGTCAACTAGCAAAGGATGCTGACTTACGTATTGGCGATGAATTTCACGGTAACCATGGGGGAGGTACGCATGCTATAGAGCATGAAGATTACTCCTATGAAGTGGTAGGTATTTTAAATAGTACAGGTACTGCTGATGATCAAGCCATCTTTACTCCAATTGAAAGTGTATGGGAAGTCCACGACCATGAAGAAGACGATTCATCTAGTGAAGAACATGAGGATGAAAAGGAAATTACCGCCTTACTTATTAAACCGGAGCAGCTTGGATTGGCACCACTTATTAAAAATGAAATAGAGGCTTTTGCAGACGTACAGGCTGTCTATCCTGTGACAGTGTTAAGACAGCTACTTGACACATTCACTAGTGGAACCGCGATTGCAATGATTCTCGTTGGGATTGCGCTCTTTATGGCGATGCTATTCATTGTGTTTGCAATTCTAAGCTCAGTAAACCAACGAAAAAAAGAGACTGAGATCTTAAAAGCTTTAGGGGTACCTCGGTCAAAAGTGCTGCTTAATCTACTTTTAGAACAGATCATCTTGTCCTTTATTGGAACAAGCATTGGCGGAGTTTTAACAGTTATTACGTATTTCATCGTTAAGGAATATAGTTTTACTACAATGGGATTAATGCTTACGAATGAAGCGATCAATTTTTCATTAATACTTAATCTAGTTTTGTTGTTTTTCCTTTGCCTACTTGTTTCAGTTGGTTCCACTCTCGTAACGAATCGTCAACTGAATAAAAAATTGTAA
- a CDS encoding PAS domain S-box protein, which yields MNPKTTSKKKEKLEVFIKNSDFFEFDRHHEGYYALDTTGRYVRVNETCEQATGFNKEELYELTYKDLLVMDDLEAVKERFHRVLSGEIQHFTCLVQTKNREKREIEVTNTPIIVDSEIIGVYGTAKDMTEVNNTKRDLEESEALHRSIVEHSPDGVLIVQNDRIIFVNQTATSLLGAKNKEEIIARHIKEFFCHSKEDPFPSYAKEAIQGASSVLYEKELVTVKGTKVELGMKYIPTIYKGEHALYIMLRDLTEKKLAHDMMVYSEKLSVAGQLAAGIAHEIRNPITAIKGFLQLMEDDTNYRKDYFPVLTAEMNRIELILSELLALAKPQLKDYKPMNVAKILQHVIALTKSQAILHNITIKPFIHLHSVSIVCDENKIKQVFINFIKNAIEAMSDTSGTISVYAKQNEDGCVLIEIVDEGPGIPKEIVKKIGTPFFTTKENGTGLGIMVSQEIIKQHNGELKIDSNDAGTKISVRFPVHI from the coding sequence ATGAATCCAAAGACGACAAGTAAAAAGAAAGAAAAGCTTGAAGTTTTTATAAAAAATAGTGATTTTTTTGAATTTGACAGACATCATGAAGGATATTATGCTCTCGACACAACGGGAAGATATGTGAGAGTAAATGAAACGTGTGAACAAGCAACAGGATTTAATAAGGAAGAACTGTACGAGCTTACATATAAGGATTTATTGGTTATGGATGATCTTGAGGCTGTTAAAGAGCGATTTCATAGAGTGCTAAGTGGTGAAATCCAACATTTTACTTGTTTGGTTCAGACTAAAAATAGGGAAAAACGCGAGATTGAAGTAACCAATACACCCATAATTGTGGATAGTGAAATCATAGGTGTATATGGAACAGCTAAGGATATGACAGAAGTAAATAACACAAAAAGAGACCTTGAAGAAAGTGAAGCCCTACATCGAAGCATTGTGGAGCATTCTCCAGATGGAGTCCTTATTGTTCAAAATGATCGAATTATCTTTGTGAATCAAACCGCCACGTCATTACTGGGAGCAAAAAATAAAGAAGAAATTATTGCACGACATATAAAGGAGTTTTTCTGTCATTCTAAAGAGGACCCTTTTCCATCGTATGCAAAGGAAGCGATACAAGGAGCATCCTCAGTCCTATATGAGAAAGAATTGGTAACGGTGAAAGGCACTAAAGTAGAGCTGGGAATGAAATATATTCCAACCATTTATAAAGGGGAGCATGCGTTATATATCATGTTAAGAGATTTGACGGAGAAAAAGTTAGCTCATGATATGATGGTTTACTCTGAGAAACTCTCTGTTGCAGGACAGCTTGCTGCAGGGATTGCTCATGAAATTCGCAATCCAATTACAGCGATCAAGGGCTTTCTGCAATTAATGGAGGATGATACTAATTATAGAAAGGATTATTTTCCAGTATTAACTGCTGAAATGAATCGGATTGAATTAATTTTAAGTGAATTATTAGCTTTAGCAAAGCCACAATTAAAGGACTATAAACCAATGAATGTGGCGAAAATTCTTCAGCATGTAATTGCTTTAACAAAGTCACAAGCGATTTTACATAATATAACGATTAAACCATTCATACATCTACATTCAGTGTCCATAGTTTGTGATGAGAATAAGATCAAACAGGTCTTTATTAATTTTATTAAGAATGCCATTGAAGCAATGTCAGATACTTCAGGGACAATTAGTGTATATGCCAAACAAAATGAAGATGGCTGCGTCCTTATTGAAATAGTAGATGAGGGGCCGGGGATTCCAAAAGAAATCGTAAAGAAAATAGGTACTCCCTTTTTTACTACGAAAGAAAATGGTACTGGATTAGGAATTATGGTTAGTCAAGAGATTATTAAGCAACACAATGGAGAACTAAAAATTGATAGCAATGATGCGGGAACTAAGATTTCTGTTAGGTTCCCAGTTCATATTTAG